A portion of the Bacillus sp. es.034 genome contains these proteins:
- a CDS encoding transglycosylase domain-containing protein, whose product MKEKWNILREKLDPAIRFFSNTRLQKRARITYGVFWNLSLILIVIFVLGFAFAGGVGAGYFASLVKEEPIRPYDQMKKDIYNYEETSRLYFSDDVYLGKLRTDLEREEVKLEDISKDLQHAVIATEDEYFNEHNGVVPKAIMRAVLQEFTNSATQSGGSTLTQQLIKNQILTNEVSFERKAKEILLALRLERFFDKDEILEAYLNVATLGRNSSGQNIAGVQSAAKGIFGVDAKDLSLPQSAFIAGLPQAPFSYTPFKNNGEIKENLEAGMSRKNTVLYRMHREGYITKKQYDDAVAYDISKDFVKPKPSPREQYPWLTAELESRAVEIMKNVLAKKDGYSEQDLENNDELEDKYQTLADRNVRQSGYEIHSTINKKIYDQMQKTKDAYEMYGPTKTRTVKDPDTGKDVEIEEPVQVGAVMIENKTGRIISFIGGRDFKLEQINHATQSHRSNGSTMKPLLAYGPALEYGYISPGSPIPDVGVNINGWKPENYSFRERGLFPARFALAESLNLPAVRTYANIYNRNPFKEFLLKMGFESLSSRYDNNLSLTLGATTTGVTVEENVNAYTTFANGGKFIDAFMIDKIVDKDGTVVFEHKSEPVDVFSPQTAYLTIDMMRDTLDHNLGTGRYAKTFLNFDSDWAGKSGTSQDYKDHWFVATNPSITFGTWFGYDTPSSLNTPGSRARYGHYGLRNIRLWSYLLNDVRDLAPDLIDPDASFQQPEGVVRRSFCSISGLLPSEACSQAGLVKSDLFNAKYVPTKTDDSLLMSRYVMVNGKKYLALPNTPAEFSQPGVILNPDFVKNIFGAVPGDPDKLIPDGDERFKNVLIAENKISDDGAAPGTVNASGNGNKITWTPSASGDVVGYRVYRTSGGKVGSVKSGSSLAVSVGNGDFYVVAVDVAGKESARSNTVQIGQPAPKPEPKPEKPGTDPKPPGDKPADPPPKPDKPDKPEPPPPADDGGNGGGDGGGDGGSDGGGTEPPTEPDPPPAQN is encoded by the coding sequence CTCGTCAAGGAAGAACCAATCCGTCCTTATGACCAAATGAAAAAGGACATCTACAACTACGAAGAAACCTCTCGACTTTACTTCTCGGACGATGTCTATCTCGGGAAACTCCGAACAGACCTTGAGCGGGAAGAAGTGAAGCTTGAAGATATTTCGAAAGATCTGCAGCATGCCGTCATTGCCACGGAAGATGAGTACTTCAACGAACATAACGGTGTCGTGCCGAAAGCGATCATGCGCGCCGTCCTGCAGGAATTCACGAACTCAGCCACCCAATCGGGCGGAAGTACACTCACTCAACAGCTGATCAAAAATCAGATCCTCACGAATGAAGTATCATTTGAAAGAAAAGCGAAAGAAATCCTTCTCGCTCTTCGCCTGGAAAGATTTTTTGATAAAGATGAAATACTGGAAGCCTATCTGAATGTAGCGACTCTTGGACGGAACTCATCCGGCCAAAACATCGCGGGTGTCCAATCGGCTGCCAAAGGGATTTTCGGGGTGGATGCAAAAGATTTGTCCCTGCCCCAGTCAGCTTTTATCGCAGGACTTCCACAGGCTCCCTTCTCTTACACGCCATTCAAGAATAATGGGGAAATCAAAGAGAATCTCGAAGCCGGGATGAGCCGAAAAAACACGGTACTGTACCGGATGCACCGTGAAGGATACATCACGAAAAAGCAATATGATGATGCCGTTGCCTATGACATCTCAAAGGATTTCGTGAAACCAAAGCCATCACCCCGCGAGCAATATCCATGGCTCACTGCCGAACTTGAAAGCAGGGCAGTGGAAATCATGAAAAACGTGCTTGCCAAGAAAGATGGATATTCTGAACAGGATCTGGAAAATAATGATGAGCTTGAAGACAAGTACCAGACGCTTGCAGACCGCAATGTCCGTCAAAGCGGGTATGAAATTCATTCGACCATCAACAAGAAGATCTATGATCAGATGCAAAAGACAAAAGATGCGTATGAGATGTATGGTCCGACCAAAACCAGAACGGTAAAAGACCCTGACACAGGGAAAGATGTAGAAATCGAAGAACCGGTTCAGGTCGGTGCCGTGATGATCGAGAACAAAACGGGCCGCATCATCAGCTTCATCGGCGGCCGGGATTTCAAATTGGAACAAATCAACCATGCCACTCAATCACACAGATCAAACGGATCTACCATGAAGCCTTTGCTCGCCTACGGACCAGCACTTGAATACGGGTACATCTCACCGGGATCACCGATTCCTGATGTGGGCGTCAACATCAATGGCTGGAAACCGGAAAACTATTCATTCAGAGAGCGCGGACTTTTCCCTGCAAGGTTCGCCCTGGCAGAATCATTGAATCTACCAGCGGTCAGAACGTATGCGAATATTTATAACCGGAATCCTTTTAAAGAGTTTCTGTTGAAAATGGGCTTCGAATCCCTTTCAAGCAGATATGACAATAACCTGTCCCTTACTCTGGGAGCGACGACGACGGGTGTCACGGTCGAAGAGAATGTAAATGCCTACACGACCTTTGCCAATGGAGGAAAATTCATCGATGCCTTCATGATTGACAAGATCGTTGACAAGGATGGCACTGTTGTCTTTGAACATAAGTCAGAACCCGTGGATGTGTTCAGTCCGCAAACGGCTTATTTAACGATCGATATGATGAGAGATACCCTGGATCATAACCTCGGTACCGGGCGCTACGCGAAAACCTTCCTGAACTTTGATTCAGACTGGGCCGGAAAATCCGGAACGAGTCAGGATTACAAAGATCACTGGTTTGTGGCAACGAATCCGAGCATCACCTTCGGAACCTGGTTCGGTTATGACACGCCTTCGTCACTGAACACTCCCGGTTCCCGTGCCCGGTATGGACATTACGGATTGCGTAACATCCGCTTATGGTCCTATCTACTGAATGATGTCAGGGACCTGGCTCCCGATTTGATCGACCCTGATGCATCATTCCAACAGCCGGAAGGGGTCGTCAGAAGATCCTTCTGTTCCATCTCGGGACTGCTTCCATCCGAAGCATGCAGCCAGGCGGGACTCGTTAAAAGTGATTTATTCAATGCAAAATACGTTCCTACCAAAACGGATGACAGCTTACTTATGAGCCGATACGTGATGGTGAACGGAAAGAAATACCTGGCATTACCGAATACACCGGCGGAATTTTCACAGCCGGGTGTCATCCTGAACCCTGACTTTGTGAAAAATATCTTCGGTGCAGTGCCTGGAGATCCGGACAAACTGATCCCGGATGGAGACGAACGATTTAAAAATGTCCTCATCGCGGAGAACAAGATTTCCGATGACGGAGCAGCTCCAGGAACTGTCAATGCGAGCGGAAACGGGAACAAAATCACGTGGACACCATCCGCAAGCGGCGATGTCGTCGGATATAGAGTTTACCGGACATCCGGCGGAAAAGTCGGAAGCGTCAAGTCCGGATCAAGTTTAGCAGTATCCGTTGGAAACGGTGACTTCTACGTGGTTGCCGTCGACGTAGCCGGCAAAGAATCTGCCCGTTCCAACACGGTCCAGATCGGACAACCGGCACCAAAACCGGAGCCCAAGCCTGAAAAACCGGGTACAGATCCGAAGCCACCTGGTGATAAACCAGCCGATCCACCACCAAAACCCGATAAACCAGATAAGCCGGAGCCACCACCTCCTGCAGATGACGGCGGCAATG